Within Candidatus Edwardsbacteria bacterium, the genomic segment GGCCTGGCTGGTGCTCAAGCTGACCGAATCCGGCACGGCCCTGGGCCTGGTGTCGGCCTTTCAGTACCTGCCGGTGCTGCTGCTGGGGCCGCTGGGAGGGGTGGTGACCGACCGGTTCCCAAAACGGAAGCTGCTCTACTTCACCCAGGGTGCTTTCTGCCTGCTGGATCTGATACTGGCGATTCTGGTGGTCACCGGCAAGGTCCAGTTATGGATGGTCTACAGCCTGGCCCTGTGTTTCGGGCTGCTGGTGGCCATAGACAACCCCACCCGCCAGTCCTTCGTGCATGAGATGGTCGGCAGCAAGCTTCTTAAGAATGCGGTGACCCTGAACTCCATGGAGATCAACCTGGCCCGGGTGATCGGGCCGGCCCTGGCCGGGGTGCTGATCGCCAGCGTGGGGATGGCTTCCTGTTTCTTCATCAATTCGTTTTCCTTTTTGGCGGTGTTGATCTGCCTTTTCCTGATGCGGGGCAAAGACCTTCATCCCATCCCGCCCATCCGGCAGTTCAAGGGGCAGCTGAGCCGGGGATTCGTCTACATGTGGAAGACCCCGGTGATCCGGGAGGTCCTGGTCATGATGGCCATCGTGGGCACCCTGACCTATGAGTTCCAGGTGAGCCTGCCGCTGATAGCCAAATATACCTTCCACGGCAATGCCCGGACCCTGGCCCTGTTGACCTCCGCCACCGGAATAGGATCGGTGCTGGGGGGCCTGTTCACCGCCAGCCGGGGGAAGGCCGGGACCTTTTGGGTGGCCTGGGCCAGCCTGGCCTTCGGCACGGCCATCCTGGCGGTCTCGGTTTTGCCCACTTTGGCTCTGGCCGTTACGGCCATGGTGATCGTGGGGATCTTTTCCATTGCCTTCAATTCGCTGGGCAACACCACCCTGCAGTTGGAGTGCACCCCGGAGATGCGGGGCCGGGTGATGTCCCTTTGGGCGGTGACCTTCATCGGCTCCAATGCCATAGGCGGACCGGTCATCGGCTGGGTGGGAGAACACACCGATCCCAGGTGGAGCCTGGCCTTGGGCGGGATGGCGGCAATAGTTGCCGGGATTTACGGGTTGATCTCATCCAAAAAGGCCTATTCCAAAATAGATCTGGCTGTCGAGACGGCTTAATTCACCACCACGCCAGCCAAGGTTCGAAATGATAAATAATGCTAGCCGCCCTAAATAATTTTGCCAAGGCCACCTTTTCGTCCCTGCAGGTGCGCAACTATCGCCTTTACTTCATCGGGCAGGGCATTTCGATGTGCGGCACCTGGATGCAGTCCATAGGCCAGGCCTGGCTGGTGCTAAAGATAACCGGATCCGGCACG encodes:
- a CDS encoding MFS transporter, whose product is MIAALNNFASETFSALRVRNYRLYFIGQGISLSGTWMSTIGQAWLVLKLTESGTALGLVSAFQYLPVLLLGPLGGVVTDRFPKRKLLYFTQGAFCLLDLILAILVVTGKVQLWMVYSLALCFGLLVAIDNPTRQSFVHEMVGSKLLKNAVTLNSMEINLARVIGPALAGVLIASVGMASCFFINSFSFLAVLICLFLMRGKDLHPIPPIRQFKGQLSRGFVYMWKTPVIREVLVMMAIVGTLTYEFQVSLPLIAKYTFHGNARTLALLTSATGIGSVLGGLFTASRGKAGTFWVAWASLAFGTAILAVSVLPTLALAVTAMVIVGIFSIAFNSLGNTTLQLECTPEMRGRVMSLWAVTFIGSNAIGGPVIGWVGEHTDPRWSLALGGMAAIVAGIYGLISSKKAYSKIDLAVETA